The following proteins are encoded in a genomic region of Methylibium petroleiphilum PM1:
- a CDS encoding YraN family protein: MVTTKAVGDGGEDRALAYLLRAGLKLVERNYRVAGGPRVRGGEIDLVLRDRDGTLVFVEVRTRATRSHGGAAATVSGVKQQRIVRAARHYLMRFASPPPCRFDVVAIEGEHIAWLRAAFDAS; encoded by the coding sequence ATGGTCACGACCAAGGCGGTGGGAGACGGGGGCGAGGACCGGGCGCTGGCCTACCTGCTGCGCGCCGGGCTGAAGCTCGTGGAGCGCAATTATCGAGTCGCCGGCGGCCCGCGCGTGCGAGGTGGCGAGATCGACCTCGTGCTGAGGGATCGCGATGGCACGCTGGTGTTCGTCGAGGTGCGTACGCGGGCCACCCGATCGCACGGCGGCGCTGCGGCCACCGTATCGGGCGTGAAGCAGCAGCGGATCGTGCGCGCCGCGCGCCACTACCTGATGCGCTTTGCCTCGCCGCCGCCCTGTCGCTTCGACGTGGTGGCGATCGAAGGGGAACACATCGCGTGGCTGCGCGCGGCCTTCGACGCGTCCTGA
- the rsmI gene encoding 16S rRNA (cytidine(1402)-2'-O)-methyltransferase: MTIDAPLIQQAAASAAGAQQYPKATLYVVATPIGNLADLTLRAIHALGLVDAVACEDTRVTAPLLRHLGLDKPLIALHEHNEAQAAGVVIERLVRGERVAYVSDAGTPAVSDPGARLVAAVRAAGHRVLPLPGPSSVTTALSAAGDTQGEGFRFVGFLSSKAVERTAQLRELATRPETTVLFEAPHRIAALAGALAEVMPARSLSLCRELTKQFEHVETLDAEALPGWLAADPHRLRGEFVLVLHALPAAAAEDGPMIASAERLLRTLVAALPLKQAVALTAEATGAPRNALYERALQLRSGAPTEDDDA, translated from the coding sequence GTGACCATCGACGCCCCGTTGATCCAGCAAGCTGCCGCCAGCGCGGCCGGCGCGCAGCAGTATCCCAAAGCCACGCTCTACGTCGTGGCCACGCCCATCGGCAATCTGGCCGACCTGACGCTGCGCGCGATCCATGCGCTCGGACTGGTCGACGCCGTGGCCTGCGAGGACACGCGCGTCACCGCACCGCTGCTGCGTCACCTGGGACTCGACAAGCCGCTGATCGCGCTGCACGAGCACAACGAGGCCCAGGCCGCCGGCGTGGTGATTGAGCGGCTGGTGCGCGGCGAGCGCGTCGCCTACGTCAGCGATGCCGGCACGCCGGCCGTCAGCGATCCCGGCGCGCGGCTGGTGGCCGCGGTGCGTGCCGCCGGCCACCGCGTGCTGCCGCTGCCGGGGCCCAGCAGCGTCACCACCGCGCTCAGCGCGGCCGGTGACACGCAGGGCGAGGGCTTCCGCTTCGTCGGCTTCCTCTCCAGCAAGGCCGTCGAGCGCACGGCCCAGTTGCGGGAACTGGCCACGCGACCGGAGACGACCGTGCTGTTCGAGGCGCCGCACCGCATTGCCGCGCTGGCCGGCGCCCTGGCCGAGGTGATGCCGGCACGATCGCTGAGCCTGTGTCGCGAGCTGACCAAGCAGTTCGAGCACGTCGAGACCCTGGACGCCGAGGCCTTGCCGGGCTGGCTGGCGGCCGACCCGCACCGCCTCCGCGGCGAGTTCGTCCTCGTGCTGCACGCCCTGCCGGCTGCGGCCGCCGAAGACGGCCCGATGATCGCCAGCGCCGAGCGGCTGTTGCGCACCCTGGTCGCGGCACTGCCGCTGAAGCAGGCCGTGGCACTGACGGCCGAGGCCACCGGCGCCCCCCGCAATGCCCTCTACGAGCGGGCGCTGCAACTGAGATCCGGGGCGCCGACCGAGGACGACGACGCCTGA
- the tldD gene encoding metalloprotease TldD: MISREPTLERLAVARQVLLEPFGLDEAKLANALRVIGEHRIDDADLYFQYTRSEGWSLEEGIVKSGSFGIDQGVGVRAVAGEKTAFAYSDDISEAALLDAARTVRTIAASGMSRSVKVGGAPKIAGSRVLYAPMDPIATLDSTQKVALLERAEKLARARDPRVVQVMAGLAGEYDVVLVARADGTVAADVRPLVRLSLTVIAEQNGRREMGSGGGGGRFGLGYFRDDVIAGYVDQAVNAALTNLESRPAPAGEMTVVLGPGWPGILLHEAIGHGLEGDFNRKGSSAFSGKIGKRVAAKGVTVLDDGTLPDRRGSLNVDDEGNPSQRNVLIEDGILKGYIQDSMNARLMKVKPTGNGRRESYAHVPMPRMTNTYMLGGDKSRDEIVASMKKGLYATNFGGGQVDITSGKFVFSASEAFWVENGRVQYPVKGATIIGNGPDALTRVKMIGNDLQLDTGVGTCGKEGQSVPVGVGQPTLRIDGLTVGGTA; this comes from the coding sequence ATGATCTCGCGCGAACCCACCCTCGAACGCCTGGCCGTCGCTCGCCAGGTGCTGCTCGAACCCTTCGGCCTCGACGAGGCCAAGCTCGCCAACGCGCTGCGCGTGATCGGCGAGCACCGCATCGACGATGCCGACCTCTACTTCCAGTACACGCGCAGCGAGGGCTGGAGCCTGGAGGAGGGCATCGTCAAGAGCGGCAGCTTCGGCATCGACCAGGGCGTCGGTGTGCGCGCCGTGGCCGGCGAGAAGACCGCCTTCGCCTACAGCGACGACATCTCTGAAGCTGCCCTGCTGGACGCGGCGCGCACGGTGCGCACCATTGCGGCCTCGGGGATGAGCCGCTCGGTCAAGGTCGGCGGCGCGCCGAAGATCGCGGGCAGCCGCGTGCTGTACGCGCCGATGGACCCGATCGCGACGCTCGACAGCACACAGAAGGTGGCCTTGCTTGAGCGGGCGGAAAAGTTGGCGCGCGCGCGCGACCCGCGCGTGGTGCAGGTGATGGCCGGCCTGGCCGGTGAGTACGACGTGGTGCTGGTGGCCCGCGCCGATGGCACGGTCGCGGCCGACGTGCGTCCGCTCGTGCGCCTGAGCCTCACCGTGATCGCCGAGCAGAACGGCCGCCGCGAGATGGGCTCGGGCGGCGGAGGCGGGCGCTTCGGGCTTGGCTATTTTCGCGATGACGTGATCGCCGGCTACGTGGACCAGGCCGTCAACGCCGCATTGACGAACCTCGAGAGCCGCCCCGCACCGGCCGGCGAGATGACCGTGGTGCTGGGCCCGGGCTGGCCCGGCATCCTGCTGCACGAGGCCATCGGCCACGGCCTCGAAGGCGACTTCAACCGCAAGGGCTCCAGCGCCTTCAGCGGCAAGATCGGCAAGCGCGTCGCGGCCAAGGGCGTGACCGTGCTCGACGACGGCACCCTGCCCGACCGGCGCGGTTCGCTGAACGTCGACGACGAGGGCAACCCGAGCCAGCGCAACGTGCTGATCGAGGACGGCATCCTGAAGGGCTACATCCAGGATTCGATGAATGCGCGGCTGATGAAGGTCAAGCCGACCGGCAACGGCCGGCGCGAGAGCTACGCGCATGTGCCGATGCCGCGCATGACCAACACCTACATGCTGGGCGGCGACAAGAGCAGGGACGAGATCGTCGCAAGCATGAAGAAGGGCTTGTACGCCACCAACTTCGGTGGCGGCCAGGTCGACATCACGAGCGGCAAGTTCGTGTTCTCGGCCAGCGAGGCCTTCTGGGTCGAGAACGGCCGAGTCCAGTACCCGGTGAAGGGCGCCACCATCATCGGCAACGGCCCGGACGCATTGACGCGCGTGAAGATGATCGGCAACGACCTGCAGCTCGATACGGGCGTGGGCACCTGCGGCAAGGAAGGCCAGAGCGTGCCGGTCGGCGTCGGCCAGCCGACGCTGCGCATCGACGGGCTCACCGTGGGGGGTACGGCTTGA
- a CDS encoding threonine ammonia-lyase codes for MTSAESPATVTLADVEAAARRLAGQVLDTPCVESKTLSEITGAQVFLKFENLQFTASFKERGALNKLLALVAARDDGTAALKGVIAASAGNHAQGVAHHAQRLGLRAVIVMPRHTPTVKVERTRGFGAEVLLHGESFDEARAHALEVAAAQGLSFVHPFDDPLVIAGQGTIGLEMLRAQPTLDTLVIAVGGGGLISGIATVARALKPGLEIVGVQTARFPAMVNLVKGRTHPQGTSTIAEGIAVGEPGRITRAIVRDLVDDMVLVDEADIEHALVMLLEIEKTLVEGAGAAGLAALLKAPGRYAGRRVGLVLCGGNIDPLLLSAIIERGMVRAGRLARIRVDARDAPGALARITATVAEAGANIEEVHHQRAFTTLSAQNAEVELVLQTRNHAHIGAVIASLVAQGFEAKAY; via the coding sequence TTGACCTCAGCCGAGTCGCCGGCGACGGTGACCCTGGCGGACGTCGAGGCCGCTGCACGCCGGCTGGCCGGACAGGTGCTCGACACACCGTGTGTCGAGTCGAAGACGCTGTCCGAGATCACCGGCGCGCAGGTCTTCCTGAAGTTCGAGAACCTGCAGTTCACCGCTTCCTTCAAGGAGCGCGGCGCGTTGAACAAGCTGCTGGCGCTGGTCGCCGCGCGCGACGACGGCACCGCCGCGTTGAAGGGCGTGATCGCCGCCTCCGCCGGCAACCATGCGCAGGGCGTGGCGCATCACGCGCAGCGGCTGGGCCTGCGCGCGGTCATCGTGATGCCCCGGCACACGCCGACGGTGAAGGTCGAGCGCACGCGCGGCTTCGGTGCCGAGGTGCTGCTGCACGGCGAGAGCTTCGACGAGGCTCGCGCGCACGCGCTGGAGGTGGCCGCGGCGCAGGGCCTGAGCTTCGTGCACCCCTTCGACGATCCGCTGGTGATCGCCGGCCAGGGCACGATCGGCCTGGAGATGCTGCGCGCGCAACCGACGCTCGACACTCTGGTCATCGCCGTCGGCGGCGGCGGGCTGATCTCCGGCATCGCGACCGTCGCCCGGGCGCTGAAGCCCGGGCTGGAGATCGTCGGGGTGCAGACGGCGCGCTTTCCGGCGATGGTGAACCTCGTCAAGGGCCGCACCCATCCGCAAGGCACCAGCACGATCGCCGAGGGCATTGCCGTCGGTGAGCCGGGGCGGATCACGCGGGCGATCGTTCGCGACCTCGTCGACGACATGGTGCTGGTGGACGAAGCGGACATCGAGCATGCCCTGGTGATGCTGCTGGAGATCGAGAAGACGCTGGTCGAGGGGGCCGGCGCCGCGGGTCTGGCTGCGCTGCTGAAGGCGCCCGGGCGCTACGCCGGGCGACGCGTGGGCCTGGTGCTGTGCGGCGGCAACATCGATCCGCTGCTGCTGTCGGCGATCATCGAGCGCGGCATGGTGCGGGCGGGGCGGCTGGCACGCATCCGCGTCGACGCGCGCGACGCCCCCGGCGCGCTGGCGCGCATCACCGCCACCGTGGCCGAGGCCGGCGCGAACATCGAGGAAGTGCATCACCAGCGGGCCTTCACCACGCTGTCGGCGCAGAACGCCGAGGTGGAGTTGGTGTTGCAGACGCGCAATCACGCCCATATCGGCGCAGTGATCGCGTCCCTGGTGGCTCAGGGGTTCGAGGCCAAGGCCTACTGA
- a CDS encoding 3-deoxy-7-phosphoheptulonate synthase, translating into MNALSANVPEGWAAPADKTSQTDDERIEDVMPLPPPEHLIRFFPVRGTPVEELVSSTRRRIRDIMRGNDDRLLVIMGPCSIHDPVAAVDYARKLKAQRDKYADTLEIVMRVYFEKPRTTVGWKGLINDPYLDESFRIDEGLRIARQLLLEIGRLGLPAGSEFLDVISPQYIGDLISWGAIGARTTESQVHRELASGISAPIGFKNGTDGNIKIATDAIQSASRPHHFLSVHKNGQVAIVETRGNADCHVILRGGKTPNYDASSVGAACAELGKAGLPASLMVDCSHANSSKQHQKQIDVARDVADQLAGGSRQVFGVMVESHLSAGAQKFSAGKDDPAKLAYGQSITDACIGWDDSLEVLGVLSAAVAARRGRG; encoded by the coding sequence ATGAATGCCCTGTCCGCCAACGTTCCCGAGGGTTGGGCCGCGCCCGCCGACAAGACCAGCCAGACCGATGACGAACGGATCGAGGACGTGATGCCACTGCCGCCGCCCGAGCACCTGATCCGCTTCTTCCCGGTGCGCGGCACGCCCGTCGAGGAGCTGGTGTCCAGCACCCGCCGCCGCATCCGCGACATCATGCGCGGCAATGACGACCGCCTGCTGGTCATCATGGGCCCGTGCTCGATCCACGACCCGGTGGCGGCGGTGGACTACGCGCGCAAGCTCAAGGCCCAGCGCGACAAGTACGCCGACACGCTGGAGATCGTGATGCGCGTGTACTTCGAGAAGCCGCGCACCACCGTCGGCTGGAAGGGCCTGATCAATGACCCCTACCTCGACGAGAGCTTCCGCATCGACGAAGGCCTGCGCATTGCGCGCCAGCTGCTGCTGGAGATCGGCCGCCTCGGGCTGCCGGCCGGCAGCGAGTTCCTCGACGTGATCTCGCCGCAGTACATCGGCGACCTGATCTCCTGGGGCGCCATCGGTGCGCGCACCACCGAAAGCCAGGTCCACCGCGAGCTCGCCTCGGGCATCAGCGCGCCGATCGGCTTCAAGAACGGCACCGACGGCAACATCAAGATCGCCACGGACGCCATCCAGTCCGCCAGCCGGCCGCACCACTTCCTGTCGGTGCACAAGAACGGCCAGGTCGCGATCGTCGAGACCCGCGGCAACGCCGATTGCCACGTCATCCTGCGCGGCGGCAAGACGCCGAACTACGACGCCAGCAGTGTCGGGGCGGCCTGCGCCGAACTCGGCAAGGCCGGGCTGCCGGCCTCGCTGATGGTCGACTGCTCCCACGCCAACAGCAGCAAGCAGCACCAGAAGCAGATCGACGTGGCGCGCGACGTCGCCGACCAGTTGGCCGGCGGCAGCCGCCAGGTCTTCGGCGTGATGGTCGAGAGCCACCTGAGCGCCGGCGCCCAGAAGTTCAGCGCGGGCAAGGACGACCCGGCGAAGCTCGCCTACGGCCAGAGCATCACGGACGCCTGCATCGGCTGGGACGATTCACTGGAGGTGCTGGGCGTGCTCAGCGCCGCGGTGGCGGCCCGGCGCGGACGGGGCTGA
- a CDS encoding EF-hand domain-containing protein, producing the protein MNRSRITPSIQTQARQVIEITVVSLALAGTVGFANLAQAQTAPTDKSSDVTAQQAFKRADVDTDNKLSPAEAAKLPAIAQRFKSLDTDRDGFLSAEEFMAGSKAPQ; encoded by the coding sequence ATGAATCGCTCTCGCATCACCCCATCCATCCAGACCCAGGCGCGTCAGGTCATCGAGATCACCGTGGTCAGTCTGGCGCTCGCCGGCACCGTGGGTTTCGCCAACCTGGCTCAGGCGCAGACGGCTCCAACCGACAAGTCGAGCGACGTGACGGCACAGCAGGCTTTCAAGCGTGCCGATGTCGACACCGACAACAAGCTGAGCCCCGCCGAAGCGGCGAAGCTGCCCGCGATCGCCCAGCGCTTCAAGTCGCTCGACACCGACCGCGACGGTTTCCTCAGCGCCGAGGAGTTCATGGCCGGCAGCAAGGCCCCGCAATGA
- a CDS encoding cob(I)yrinic acid a,c-diamide adenosyltransferase: protein MGNRLTQIATRTGDDGTTGLGDGTRVAKDHLRVQAMGDVDELNSLLGLLLCEPLPDALRVLLVAVQHELFNLGGELSIPGYTLLKDEAVAALDDALAEHNAALPRLKEFILPAGTRSASIAHLGRTVARRAERAVVALANAEPGAVRSAPRQYLNRLSDLLFVLARVLNRANLDGLGGDDVYWRSPRLETPD, encoded by the coding sequence ATGGGCAATCGACTGACACAGATCGCAACGCGCACCGGCGACGACGGGACCACCGGGCTCGGCGACGGCACCCGTGTGGCCAAGGACCACCTGCGCGTGCAGGCCATGGGCGACGTCGACGAACTCAATTCGCTGCTCGGCCTGTTGCTGTGCGAGCCCTTGCCCGACGCGCTGCGCGTGTTGCTGGTGGCGGTGCAGCACGAGCTGTTCAATCTGGGCGGCGAGCTGTCGATTCCCGGCTACACCCTGCTGAAGGACGAGGCGGTGGCGGCGCTGGACGACGCATTGGCCGAGCACAACGCCGCGTTGCCGCGGCTGAAGGAATTCATCCTGCCGGCCGGCACGCGCAGCGCCTCGATCGCCCACCTCGGCCGCACTGTGGCGCGCCGCGCGGAGCGGGCCGTGGTAGCACTTGCCAACGCCGAGCCGGGCGCGGTGCGATCTGCGCCCCGCCAGTACCTGAACCGGCTGAGCGATCTGCTGTTCGTGCTGGCCCGCGTGCTCAACCGGGCCAACCTCGACGGCCTGGGCGGCGACGACGTTTACTGGCGCAGCCCGAGGCTCGAGACCCCGGACTGA
- a CDS encoding FAD-binding oxidoreductase, with protein MNAPIDLLPRIARRPMPAAMLAALKAHFGERCSTAQAIREQHGRDESPFDVPAPDAVVFATSNDDVVALVALAQSHGVPVIPFGIGSSLEGHLLAVQGGVSVDLSRMNQVLRVNAEDLTVTVQAGVTRKQLNEALRHDGLFFPIDPGADATLGGMCATRASGTNAVRYGTMRENVLGLTVVTANGELIHTGSRARKSSAGYDLTRLFVGSEGTLGVITEITLKLYPLPEAVSAAVCHFPTIDAAVRSTIQVIQMGVPIARCELLDVHAVRAVNAHDHLGLREAPMLLMEFHGSPAGVQEQAETVQALTTDLGGEDFQWATTPEERTRLWTARHHAYFSALQTRPGCRAVTTDTCVPISRLAECINETVAEADASGIPYFIVGHVGDGNFHVGYLIDPTAPGERAEAERLNQLLVARALRLEGTCTGEHGIGLHKMGFLLDEAGAGGVALMRQIKHALDPGNIMNPGKIFTW; from the coding sequence ATGAACGCCCCGATCGATCTGTTGCCCCGAATCGCACGGCGGCCCATGCCGGCGGCGATGCTCGCCGCGCTGAAGGCTCACTTCGGAGAGCGCTGTTCCACGGCACAGGCCATTCGCGAGCAGCACGGGCGCGACGAATCGCCGTTCGACGTGCCGGCACCCGATGCCGTCGTGTTCGCGACGAGCAACGACGACGTCGTGGCGCTGGTGGCACTGGCGCAGTCGCATGGCGTGCCGGTGATCCCGTTCGGCATCGGCTCCTCGCTCGAAGGCCACCTGCTGGCGGTGCAGGGCGGTGTCAGCGTCGACCTGTCGCGCATGAACCAGGTGTTGCGCGTGAACGCGGAAGACCTGACCGTCACCGTGCAGGCCGGCGTGACCCGCAAGCAGCTCAACGAGGCGCTGCGCCATGACGGGCTGTTCTTTCCGATCGACCCGGGCGCCGACGCCACGCTCGGCGGCATGTGCGCCACCCGCGCCAGCGGCACGAACGCGGTGCGCTACGGCACGATGCGGGAGAACGTGCTCGGCCTCACCGTGGTCACGGCGAACGGAGAGCTGATCCACACCGGCTCGCGGGCGCGCAAGTCGTCGGCGGGCTACGACTTGACGCGGTTGTTCGTCGGCAGCGAAGGAACGCTCGGCGTGATCACCGAGATCACGTTGAAGCTCTACCCCCTGCCGGAAGCCGTCAGCGCGGCGGTCTGCCATTTCCCGACCATCGACGCGGCGGTGCGCAGCACCATCCAGGTCATCCAGATGGGCGTGCCGATCGCGCGCTGCGAGTTGCTCGACGTGCACGCGGTGCGGGCCGTCAACGCACACGACCACCTCGGGCTGCGCGAGGCGCCGATGCTGCTGATGGAGTTCCACGGCAGCCCGGCGGGCGTGCAGGAGCAGGCGGAGACGGTACAGGCCCTCACGACCGACCTCGGCGGCGAGGACTTCCAGTGGGCTACCACGCCCGAAGAGCGCACGCGGCTGTGGACCGCCCGCCACCATGCCTACTTCTCGGCGCTGCAGACCCGGCCCGGCTGCCGTGCCGTGACGACCGACACCTGCGTGCCGATCTCGCGCCTGGCCGAATGCATCAACGAGACGGTTGCCGAGGCCGACGCGAGCGGCATTCCCTACTTCATCGTCGGTCACGTCGGCGACGGCAATTTCCACGTCGGCTACCTGATCGATCCGACGGCGCCGGGTGAGCGCGCCGAGGCGGAGCGCCTGAACCAGTTGCTGGTGGCACGCGCACTGCGGCTCGAAGGAACCTGCACCGGCGAACACGGCATCGGCCTGCACAAGATGGGCTTCCTGCTCGACGAGGCCGGCGCCGGCGGCGTGGCGCTGATGCGGCAGATCAAGCATGCGCTGGACCCCGGCAACATCATGAACCCCGGGAAGATCTTCACGTGGTGA
- a CDS encoding class I SAM-dependent methyltransferase encodes MNTSAFIALALTRPGLVGAVAPSSRRLAQAMASQIGDAGALIELGAGTGAVTSALRHAAPGTPLLAVELQSDLASGLRRRFPDIEVACAPAHEVLARHAHAPVDTMLVSSLPFRSLPEPMRRTTLAALLQFIEAHPTRRMVQYTYQPRAPFELPARSSLRWSLRDVVWGNLPPAGVWVLGGDGA; translated from the coding sequence ATGAACACCTCGGCCTTCATCGCGCTGGCACTCACGCGTCCCGGCCTCGTGGGCGCGGTCGCGCCGTCCTCGCGGCGGCTGGCGCAGGCCATGGCGTCGCAGATCGGCGATGCCGGCGCCCTGATCGAGCTCGGCGCGGGCACCGGCGCCGTGACCTCCGCGCTGCGGCACGCCGCGCCTGGAACTCCGCTACTGGCCGTCGAGCTGCAGTCCGATCTCGCGAGCGGCCTGCGGCGGCGCTTCCCCGACATCGAGGTGGCCTGCGCTCCCGCGCACGAGGTGCTGGCGCGGCATGCGCACGCTCCTGTCGACACGATGCTGGTCTCGTCGCTGCCGTTCAGAAGCCTGCCCGAGCCGATGCGCAGGACCACGCTGGCGGCATTGCTTCAGTTCATCGAGGCCCACCCGACGCGACGCATGGTCCAGTACACCTACCAGCCGCGTGCTCCATTCGAGCTGCCGGCTCGCAGCTCGCTGCGCTGGTCGCTGCGCGACGTGGTGTGGGGCAACCTGCCGCCCGCAGGCGTCTGGGTGCTGGGCGGCGACGGCGCCTGA
- a CDS encoding sensor domain-containing diguanylate cyclase has translation MAQVSSGTTIAGAWSGAAMSPAEAESQRLAALYRYGVLETGSEPAFDAITELAACICDTQASLISLVDRDRLWFKAQTGFEGDSAPRTHAPCAQAIEQADDRLLLADPAGDPRFAAHPALGAAGGWHTYAGAPLVTPQGWAVGTLCVLDRTARSLSSRQQHALRLLAEQAVAQLELRRASALLDLQGNTDEVTGLWNRTAFERRLAQEWTRWSRHGGDLALLAVDLDHFKHFNDLHGHPVGDEALRQAAQGLEGSLRGHDVLAHCGAGEFSVLLPSTDTGGAMAAAERMRVALAAVPWVVEPLTASIGVAVAVHAADIEPIALTRRAHRGLTHAKAQGRNCVELCLT, from the coding sequence ATGGCCCAGGTGTCCTCTGGAACGACGATCGCTGGCGCGTGGTCGGGTGCCGCGATGTCGCCGGCCGAAGCGGAGTCGCAGCGTCTCGCGGCGCTCTATCGCTACGGGGTCCTCGAGACCGGTTCGGAGCCGGCGTTCGATGCGATCACCGAGCTCGCGGCCTGTATCTGCGACACGCAGGCGTCGCTGATCTCGCTGGTCGATCGGGACCGCCTCTGGTTCAAGGCACAGACCGGCTTCGAGGGCGACAGTGCACCTCGCACCCATGCGCCTTGCGCGCAGGCCATCGAACAGGCTGACGACAGACTCCTGCTGGCCGACCCGGCCGGCGATCCTCGCTTCGCGGCCCATCCGGCGCTCGGCGCGGCCGGCGGATGGCACACCTACGCCGGTGCGCCGCTCGTCACGCCTCAGGGCTGGGCTGTCGGCACGCTGTGCGTGCTGGATCGGACCGCGCGCAGCCTGTCGTCACGCCAGCAGCACGCGTTGCGCCTGCTGGCCGAACAGGCGGTGGCTCAACTCGAGCTGCGCCGTGCCAGCGCCTTGCTGGATCTGCAGGGCAACACCGACGAGGTGACCGGCCTGTGGAATCGCACGGCCTTCGAGCGCCGGCTCGCGCAGGAGTGGACGCGCTGGAGCCGCCATGGAGGCGATCTCGCGCTGCTGGCCGTCGATCTGGATCACTTCAAGCATTTCAACGATCTGCACGGCCACCCGGTCGGCGACGAGGCGCTGCGACAGGCGGCGCAGGGCCTCGAAGGCAGCCTGCGCGGCCATGACGTGCTTGCGCATTGCGGGGCCGGCGAGTTCAGCGTGTTGCTGCCGTCGACCGACACGGGCGGTGCGATGGCGGCAGCCGAGCGCATGCGCGTCGCCCTGGCCGCGGTGCCCTGGGTGGTCGAGCCGTTGACGGCGAGCATAGGCGTCGCGGTGGCAGTGCATGCGGCCGACATCGAGCCGATCGCGTTGACGCGGCGCGCCCATCGTGGCCTCACCCATGCCAAGGCGCAGGGCCGCAATTGCGTGGAGCTGTGTCTGACGTGA
- a CDS encoding SpoVR family protein, with protein sequence MTRKREAASVATPDLFTESDVPAVGRVRAASDIVASPRAKTSLPSSSDWTFELIDQYHDVIRETARGYGLDTYPNQLEIITAEQMMDAYASVGMPVNYRHWSYGKEFIATEKNYRRGHMGLAYEIVINSNPCISYLMEENSLAMQALVIAHAAYGHNSFFKGNYLFRMWTDASSIIDYLVYAKNYIAECEERRGLDAVEDLLDSCHALMNHGVDRYRRPTKLSLAQEQTRRAEREAYAQQQVNDMWRTLPRRAEPAAEEANAQRYPAEPQENLLYFIEKNAPLLEPWQREVVRIVRKVAQYFYPQRQTQVMNEGWATFWHHRLLNTMYDNGHLADGMMVEWLKSHTNVIYQPPVGHPAFSGINPYALGFAMYTDLKRICESPSDEDRHWFPEIAGADWLVTLDHAMRNFKDESFIGQYLSPRLMRELRLFAVLDDEKESELEISAIHDESGYRRLREALSHQYDLGQREPNIQVWNVNLRGDRSLVLRHTQHNDRPLNEQTTEVLKHVARLWGFDVHLESADGAGEITRKWTVPAPPN encoded by the coding sequence ATGACACGCAAGCGAGAGGCGGCGTCGGTTGCGACACCCGACCTGTTCACCGAGTCCGACGTGCCGGCGGTGGGGCGCGTCCGCGCTGCGAGCGACATCGTCGCGAGTCCGCGGGCCAAGACGTCGTTGCCGAGCTCGAGCGACTGGACCTTCGAGCTGATCGACCAATACCACGACGTGATCCGCGAGACGGCGAGGGGCTATGGCCTGGACACCTATCCCAACCAGCTCGAGATCATCACGGCCGAGCAGATGATGGACGCCTACGCGTCGGTGGGCATGCCGGTGAACTACCGGCACTGGAGCTACGGCAAGGAGTTCATCGCCACCGAGAAGAACTACCGTCGCGGCCACATGGGCCTGGCCTACGAGATCGTCATCAATTCCAACCCCTGCATCAGCTACCTGATGGAGGAGAACTCGCTGGCGATGCAGGCGCTGGTGATCGCGCACGCCGCCTACGGGCACAACAGCTTCTTCAAGGGCAACTACCTGTTCCGCATGTGGACCGACGCGTCGTCGATCATCGACTACCTGGTCTACGCCAAGAACTACATCGCCGAATGCGAGGAGCGGCGCGGCCTCGACGCGGTGGAGGATCTGCTCGACAGCTGCCATGCCTTGATGAACCACGGCGTGGACCGCTATCGCCGCCCCACCAAGCTTTCGCTGGCGCAGGAACAGACGCGCCGTGCCGAGCGCGAGGCCTACGCGCAGCAGCAGGTCAACGACATGTGGCGCACGCTGCCACGGCGCGCCGAACCTGCTGCCGAGGAAGCCAACGCGCAGCGCTACCCGGCCGAGCCGCAGGAGAACCTGCTGTACTTCATCGAGAAGAACGCGCCGCTGCTCGAACCCTGGCAGCGCGAGGTGGTGCGCATCGTGCGCAAGGTGGCGCAGTACTTCTACCCGCAGCGCCAGACCCAGGTGATGAACGAAGGGTGGGCCACCTTCTGGCATCACCGCCTGCTCAACACGATGTACGACAACGGCCACCTGGCCGACGGCATGATGGTCGAGTGGCTGAAGTCTCATACCAACGTGATCTACCAGCCCCCGGTCGGTCACCCGGCCTTCAGCGGCATCAACCCCTATGCGCTCGGTTTCGCGATGTACACCGATCTCAAGCGCATCTGCGAATCGCCCAGCGACGAAGACCGCCACTGGTTCCCCGAGATTGCCGGCGCCGACTGGCTGGTCACGCTCGATCACGCGATGCGCAACTTCAAGGACGAGAGCTTCATCGGTCAGTACCTGTCGCCGCGGCTGATGCGCGAGCTGCGGCTGTTCGCGGTGCTCGACGACGAGAAGGAATCCGAGCTCGAGATCTCTGCGATCCACGATGAGTCCGGCTACCGACGTCTGCGTGAGGCGCTGTCGCACCAGTACGACCTCGGCCAGCGCGAGCCCAACATCCAGGTCTGGAACGTCAACCTTCGTGGCGATCGCTCGCTGGTCCTGCGTCACACCCAGCACAACGATCGTCCGCTGAACGAGCAGACGACCGAGGTGCTCAAGCACGTGGCCCGACTGTGGGGTTTCGACGTGCACCTCGAGAGCGCCGACGGCGCCGGCGAGATCACCAGAAAGTGGACGGTGCCGGCGCCGCCGAATTGA